Proteins encoded within one genomic window of Cucumis sativus cultivar 9930 chromosome 3, Cucumber_9930_V3, whole genome shotgun sequence:
- the LOC101216163 gene encoding DNA repair protein UVH3 isoform X1, producing the protein MGVQGLWELLAPVGRRVSVETLAGKKLAIDASIWMVQFIKAMRDDRGEMVRNAHLLGFFRRICKLLFLRTKPVFVFDGATPALKRRTLIARRRQRENAQAKVRKTAEKLLLNHIKVMRLKELAEDLQNQKQQRKQNLPKKSTLPSHKEKFDGTSTSERLGASIMAEEKGIFLSSASSFAGATHDKEDSDEQSTVNQKYNKDSKGKELLSDETHVVGSDSERMDLASRSAHQQNLDEMLAASIAAEEARSLNEKASTSAVTNLDGEDTDDEDEEFILPEMHGVVDPSVLAALPPSVQLDLLVQMRERLMAENRQKYQRVKKDPAKFSELQIQAYLKTVAFRRDIDQVQKAAAGRGVGGVQTSRIASEANREFIFSSSFTGDKQALASGRAEKNGDKDLQAPIVQQPLSSLKGTEIPSTSNSLARSTPDKSEVYEENIETFLDERGRVRVSRVRAMGMHMTRDLERNLDLMKEIEKNTSAKKATNPDFMQNIQICDQQSFSFQSQVLDTSDEGVGGSINKLDERGTGSMLNEETAIEILLEDEGGKSFDGDDDLFSNLVAENPIGMASFDISTQKLSLDSREEALDGKTYSPKTVGVDDHSFKEGTISDESEVDWEDGVCDLVNPVPFEADLAKSVSKGSLEEEADLQEAIRRSLEDKGYTKTGPLSSDHQQPQPVIVGKKAEHYTSALKENMIGLGKLDSDDGMSSLNFNDSSGTKGTTESLSQKMQCSEPVVLLDTQTHTLSKQLDASYNDATFSPKELNENNDTLEPLSEEASGAVQVGDMINNTVVNSPCHMVEMEGFYTPGNVSSPKSFACDNHLKQNLPVNKHSNDVLLDAKDAKIPTVGKISSAEITEDELIHRISVLEQERLNLGDEQKRLERNAESVNSEMFAECQELLQMFGLPYIIAPMEAEAQCAYMELANLVDGVVTDDSDVFLFGARSVYKNIFDDRKYVETYFMKDIEHELGLNRDKLIQMALLLGSDYTEGVSGIGIVNAVEVMNAFPEEDGLHKFKEWIESPDPSILGPLGAKTGLNAHKRGSKASENDTTCSNSSGSASEENISKDLKENMAVKQSFMNKHRNVSKNWHIPSEFPSETVISAYICPQVDKSAEPFSWGKPDHFVLRRLCWEKFGWENSKADELLLPVLNEYSKHETQLRLEAFYTFNERFAKIRSKRIKKAVKSITGSRSAVLMDDAVRDASVNNQRELSVEPKENISEKCSSEIQGACSNEEDRENRLQKPSRKRQLDGEQSQFGKGKKLRKKEKGKRSVSEGSHSKRGRGRGRLASRGKTPMTDLAETSSSDDDGEFDNQKFDLENLQEPQERRRSSRIRKSASYAIDDADQPSDHSADRFSNDKVEKDVVVQDQYTYPKTIISQSQNTESSSRTPKQSLQNDYLETGGGFCLVEDEKSRQEMCQNKDSAMEANNSEDYLTIGGGFCLDDNDECVDPVAHSDQATILEAQKDDFENDLIPDQSTFSTEEHIVEKDTDARIESLHGLGNSNPVSNRNSSQVGENVEEEPKDRSVRALGGGLSAMPNLRRKRRKY; encoded by the exons ATGGGAGTTCAGGGTCTTTGGGAGCTCTTGGCCCCCGTCGGCCGCCGTGTCTCCGTCGAAACCCTAGCCGGGAAAAAGCTCGCCATCG ATGCGAGCATTTGGATGGTACAATTCATAAAAGCTATGCGCGATGATAGGGGAGAAATGGTCCGAAACGCTCATTTACTCGGTTTCTTTCGACGGATTTGTAAACTGTTATTCTTGCGGACCAAGCCTGTTTTTGTCTTCGATGGTGCAACCCCAGCTCTCAAGCGCCGTACTCTCATTGCTCGCCGTAGGCAGCGTGAGAACGCCCAGGCTAAAGTTCGTAAGACCGCCGAGAAATTGCTTCTCAATCAT ATCAAGGTAATGAGGTTAAAAGAACTTGCTGAGGATCTACAGAACCAGAAACAGCAGAGGAAGCAAAATCTACCAAAAAAGAGTACCTTGCCAAGCCATAAGGAAAAATTTGATGGTACTTCGACTTCTGAAAG GTTGGGAGCATCAATTATGGCTGAGGAGAAAGGGATTTTCTTGAGCAGCGCTTCCTCTTTTGCTGGTGCTACTCATGATAAAGAGGACAGTGATGAACAGTCAACTGTG AACCAGAAGTACAACAAGGACTCAAAGGGCAAGGAGCTTTTGTCAGATGAAACTCATGTAGTGGGGAGTGATTCAGAAAGGATGGACTTGGCCTCAAGAAGTGCCCATCAGCAAAATTTAGATGAGAT GTTGGCGGCATCGATTGCAGCAGAAGAAGCAAGAAGTTTGAATGAAAAGGCATCGACATCTGCTGTTACAAATCTGGATGGTGAAGATACAGATGACGAAGATGAGGAGTTCATTTTG CCTGAAATGCATGGGGTAGTTGATCCTTCTGTGTTGGCCGCTTTGCCACCTTCAGTTCAACTTGATCTTCTTGTTCAG atgagagagagattaaTGGCAGAAAACAGACAGAAATATCAAAGGGTCAAGAAG GACCCTGCAAAGTTTTCTGAGCTACAGATACAGGCATATCTTAAAACTGTTGCTTTTCGACGAGATATTGATCAAGTGCAGAAGGCTGCTGCTGGGAGAGGGGTTGGTGGTGTACAAACATCAAGAATTGCCTCGGAAGCAAACAgggaatttattttttcatcatcttttacGGGTGATAAACA GGCTCTTGCGTCTGGTAGAGCTGAGAAGAATGGAGACAAAGATCTACAGGCACCAATAGTTCAGCAACCTTTAAGTTCCCTGAAAGGTACAGAAATTCCTAGTACATCCAATTCTCTGGCTCGATCAACCCCTGATAAGTCAGAAGTTTATGAGGAAAACATTGAAACATTTTTGGATGAGAGGGGACGTGTGCGAGTTAGTAGGGTCAGGGCAATGGGGATGCACATGACACGTGATTTAGAAAGGAACTTGGATTTGATGAAAGAGATTGAGAAGAATACCAGTGCAAAGAAGGCTACAAATCCCGACTTTAtgcaaaatattcaaatatgtgATCAACaaagcttttcttttcaaagccAAGTTCTAGATACTTCAGATGAAGGTGTTGGTGGATCCATTAATAAGTTGGATGAGAGAGGTACAGGGTCCATGCTGAATGAAGAAACTGCTATAGAAATATTGCTGGAAGATGAGGGTGGGAAGTCTTTTGATGGTGATGATGatctattttctaatttagtGGCAGAAAATCCCATCGGAATGGCTTCTTTTGATATCTCGACCCAAAAACTCTCTCTTGATAGTAGGGAGGAAGCACTTGATGGAAAAACTTATAGTCCAAAAACTGTTGGAGTGGATGATCACTCCTTCAAGGAAGGAACCATTAGTGATGAGAGTGAAGTAGATTGGGAGGATGGAGTTTGTGATCTTGTAAACCCAGTTCCTTTTGAAGCTGATTTGGCAAAGTCAGTTTCTAAAGGTTCtttggaagaagaagctgaCTTGCAGGAGGCAATAAGAAGAAGTTTGGAGGACAAAGGATATACAAAAACTGGGCCTTTATCTTCTGATCATCAGCAACCACAACCGGTGATTGTCGGAAAAAAGGCTGAACATTATACGAGTGCCCTAAAAGAGAATATGATTGGACTTGGTAAGCTAGATAGTGATGATGGAATGagttctttaaattttaatgattctTCCGGGACAAAG GGAACGACTGAGAGTTTATCTCAAAAAATGCAATGCTCAGAACCTGTTGTGTTGTTGGATACACAAACCCACACACTTTCCAAACAGTTGGATGCTTCTTATAATGATGCTACATTTTCTCCTAAAgagttaaatgaaaataatgatacTCTTGAGCCCTTATCTGAAGAAGCATCTGGTGCAGTCCAAGTTGGGGACATGATAAATAATACTGTGGTTAATTCTCCGTGTCATATGGTTGAGATGGAAGGCTTTTACACTCCTGGGAATGTTTCATCCCCAAAATCTTTTGCCTGTGATAACCATTTGAAGCAAAATCTTCCTGTTAACAAGCATAGTAATGATGTTTTGTTGGACGCGAAGGATGCAAAAATACCTACTGTTGGAAAAATAAGTAGTGCAGAGATTACAGAGGATGAGTTGATACATAGAATTTCAGTTCTGGAGCAAGAACGTCTGAATCTTGGAGATGAGCAGAAAAGACTTGAGCGTAATGCTGAATCTGTCAATAGTGAAATGTTTGCAGAATGTCAG GAATTACTGCAAATGTTCGGCTTACCATATATTATTGCTCCTATGGAAGCGGAAGCTCAGTGTGCTTATATGGAACTTGCAAATCTTGTTGATGGGGTGGTGACTGATGACTCTGACGTCTTCCTGTTTGGGGCAAGAAGTGTTTACAAGAATATATTTGATGACCGCAAATATGTTGAGACATATTTTATGAAG GACATTGAACATGAGCTTGGTCTGAACCGGGACAAGTTAATTCAAATGGCACTACTACTTGGGAGTGATTATACAGAAGGGGTTAG TGGGATTGGCATTGTTAATGCTGTTGAGGTTATGAATGCATTTCCGGAGGAAGATGGGCTCCATAAATTCAAAGAATGGATTGAATCACCAGATCCAAGCATCTTAGGGCCGCTTGGTGCAAAAACAGGGTTAAATGCACATAAAAGAGGGTCAAAAGCAAGTGAGAATGACACGACTTGCTCAAATAGCAGTGGTTCTGCATCTGAAGAGAACATATCTAAAGATCTGAAGGAAAACATGGCTGTTAAACAGAGTTTCATGAATAAGCAT AGAAATGTTAGCAAGAACTGGCATATACCTTCTGAATTTCCAAGTGAAACAGTCATTTCTGCTTACATCTGCCCACAAGTGGACAAGTCAGCGGAACCTTTCTCCTGGGGGAAGCCAGACCATTTTGTCCTTCGCAG ATTATGCTGGGAAAAGTTTGGTTGGGAGAACTCGAAGGCAGATGAATTGCTTTTGCCAGTCCTGAACGAGTACAGCAAACATGAG ACTCAACTTCGATTGGAGGCGTTTTACACTTTCAATGAACGGTTTGCTAAAATCCGCAgtaagagaataaaaaaagctGTTAAAAGTATTACTGGGAGCAGGTCTGCCGTGTTGATGGATGATGCTGTGCGGGATGCTTCTGTAAATAATCAAAGAGAGCTTTCTGTTGAGCCTAAGGAGAACATATCTGAGAAATGCTCATCAGAAATACAAGGTGCATGTTCGAATGAAGAGGACAGAGAAAATAGACTCCAAAAACCTTCCAGGAAAAGGCAGCTAGATGGAGAGCAATCTCAATTTGGTAAGGGTAAAAaactaagaaagaaagaaaaaggaaagagaagtGTAAGTGAGGGATCACATTCCAAGAGAGGGAGGGGGAGAGGCCGGTTGGCATCGAGAGGAAAGACTCCTATGACTGACTTGGCTGAAACCAGCTCCAGTGATGATGACGGTGAATTTGACAATCAGAAATTTGATTTGGAGAATTTGCAGGAGCCTCAAGAAAGGAGACGA TCATCACGTATCCGAAAATCTGCAAGCTATGCAATTGATGATGCAGATCAACCATCAGATCACAGTGCGGATAGATTTTCCAAtgataaagttgaaaaagatGTGGTGGTCCAGGATCAGTACACTTATCCCAAAACTATTATAAGCCAATCTCAAAATACAGAATCCAGTTCCAGAACTCCCAAGCAATCTCTACAGAATGATTATCTCGAAACTGGAGGTGGTTTCTGTCTGGTGGAAGATGAAAAGAGCCGGCAAGAAATGTGCCAGAACAAAGATTCAGCTATGGAGGCTAACAATAGTGAAGACTACCTGACAATAGGAGGCGGGTTTTGCTTAGATGACAATGATGAATGTGTTGACCCAGTTGCACACTCCGACCAAGCAACCATATTAGAAGCCCAGAAGGATGACTTTGAAAATGATCTTATTCCTGATCAATCAACCTTCTCTACTGAGGAACATATAGTTGAGAAAGATACAGACGCACGTATAGAGTCTCTGCACGGTTTGGGCAACTCGAATCCTGTAAGTAATCGAAACTCTTCCCAGGTAGGTGAGAATGTGGAAGAGGAACCTAAGGATCGTAGTGTAAGGGCATTGGGAGGAGGTTTAAGTGCCATGCcaaatttgagaagaaagagaaggaagtaTTGA
- the LOC101216163 gene encoding DNA repair protein UVH3 isoform X3, with the protein MIKRTVMNSQLWLAASIAAEEARSLNEKASTSAVTNLDGEDTDDEDEEFILPEMHGVVDPSVLAALPPSVQLDLLVQMRERLMAENRQKYQRVKKDPAKFSELQIQAYLKTVAFRRDIDQVQKAAAGRGVGGVQTSRIASEANREFIFSSSFTGDKQALASGRAEKNGDKDLQAPIVQQPLSSLKGTEIPSTSNSLARSTPDKSEVYEENIETFLDERGRVRVSRVRAMGMHMTRDLERNLDLMKEIEKNTSAKKATNPDFMQNIQICDQQSFSFQSQVLDTSDEGVGGSINKLDERGTGSMLNEETAIEILLEDEGGKSFDGDDDLFSNLVAENPIGMASFDISTQKLSLDSREEALDGKTYSPKTVGVDDHSFKEGTISDESEVDWEDGVCDLVNPVPFEADLAKSVSKGSLEEEADLQEAIRRSLEDKGYTKTGPLSSDHQQPQPVIVGKKAEHYTSALKENMIGLGKLDSDDGMSSLNFNDSSGTKGTTESLSQKMQCSEPVVLLDTQTHTLSKQLDASYNDATFSPKELNENNDTLEPLSEEASGAVQVGDMINNTVVNSPCHMVEMEGFYTPGNVSSPKSFACDNHLKQNLPVNKHSNDVLLDAKDAKIPTVGKISSAEITEDELIHRISVLEQERLNLGDEQKRLERNAESVNSEMFAECQELLQMFGLPYIIAPMEAEAQCAYMELANLVDGVVTDDSDVFLFGARSVYKNIFDDRKYVETYFMKDIEHELGLNRDKLIQMALLLGSDYTEGVSGIGIVNAVEVMNAFPEEDGLHKFKEWIESPDPSILGPLGAKTGLNAHKRGSKASENDTTCSNSSGSASEENISKDLKENMAVKQSFMNKHRNVSKNWHIPSEFPSETVISAYICPQVDKSAEPFSWGKPDHFVLRRLCWEKFGWENSKADELLLPVLNEYSKHETQLRLEAFYTFNERFAKIRSKRIKKAVKSITGSRSAVLMDDAVRDASVNNQRELSVEPKENISEKCSSEIQGACSNEEDRENRLQKPSRKRQLDGEQSQFGKGKKLRKKEKGKRSVSEGSHSKRGRGRGRLASRGKTPMTDLAETSSSDDDGEFDNQKFDLENLQEPQERRRSSRIRKSASYAIDDADQPSDHSADRFSNDKVEKDVVVQDQYTYPKTIISQSQNTESSSRTPKQSLQNDYLETGGGFCLVEDEKSRQEMCQNKDSAMEANNSEDYLTIGGGFCLDDNDECVDPVAHSDQATILEAQKDDFENDLIPDQSTFSTEEHIVEKDTDARIESLHGLGNSNPVSNRNSSQVGENVEEEPKDRSVRALGGGLSAMPNLRRKRRKY; encoded by the exons ATGATAAAGAGGACAGTGATGAACAGTCAACTGTG GTTGGCGGCATCGATTGCAGCAGAAGAAGCAAGAAGTTTGAATGAAAAGGCATCGACATCTGCTGTTACAAATCTGGATGGTGAAGATACAGATGACGAAGATGAGGAGTTCATTTTG CCTGAAATGCATGGGGTAGTTGATCCTTCTGTGTTGGCCGCTTTGCCACCTTCAGTTCAACTTGATCTTCTTGTTCAG atgagagagagattaaTGGCAGAAAACAGACAGAAATATCAAAGGGTCAAGAAG GACCCTGCAAAGTTTTCTGAGCTACAGATACAGGCATATCTTAAAACTGTTGCTTTTCGACGAGATATTGATCAAGTGCAGAAGGCTGCTGCTGGGAGAGGGGTTGGTGGTGTACAAACATCAAGAATTGCCTCGGAAGCAAACAgggaatttattttttcatcatcttttacGGGTGATAAACA GGCTCTTGCGTCTGGTAGAGCTGAGAAGAATGGAGACAAAGATCTACAGGCACCAATAGTTCAGCAACCTTTAAGTTCCCTGAAAGGTACAGAAATTCCTAGTACATCCAATTCTCTGGCTCGATCAACCCCTGATAAGTCAGAAGTTTATGAGGAAAACATTGAAACATTTTTGGATGAGAGGGGACGTGTGCGAGTTAGTAGGGTCAGGGCAATGGGGATGCACATGACACGTGATTTAGAAAGGAACTTGGATTTGATGAAAGAGATTGAGAAGAATACCAGTGCAAAGAAGGCTACAAATCCCGACTTTAtgcaaaatattcaaatatgtgATCAACaaagcttttcttttcaaagccAAGTTCTAGATACTTCAGATGAAGGTGTTGGTGGATCCATTAATAAGTTGGATGAGAGAGGTACAGGGTCCATGCTGAATGAAGAAACTGCTATAGAAATATTGCTGGAAGATGAGGGTGGGAAGTCTTTTGATGGTGATGATGatctattttctaatttagtGGCAGAAAATCCCATCGGAATGGCTTCTTTTGATATCTCGACCCAAAAACTCTCTCTTGATAGTAGGGAGGAAGCACTTGATGGAAAAACTTATAGTCCAAAAACTGTTGGAGTGGATGATCACTCCTTCAAGGAAGGAACCATTAGTGATGAGAGTGAAGTAGATTGGGAGGATGGAGTTTGTGATCTTGTAAACCCAGTTCCTTTTGAAGCTGATTTGGCAAAGTCAGTTTCTAAAGGTTCtttggaagaagaagctgaCTTGCAGGAGGCAATAAGAAGAAGTTTGGAGGACAAAGGATATACAAAAACTGGGCCTTTATCTTCTGATCATCAGCAACCACAACCGGTGATTGTCGGAAAAAAGGCTGAACATTATACGAGTGCCCTAAAAGAGAATATGATTGGACTTGGTAAGCTAGATAGTGATGATGGAATGagttctttaaattttaatgattctTCCGGGACAAAG GGAACGACTGAGAGTTTATCTCAAAAAATGCAATGCTCAGAACCTGTTGTGTTGTTGGATACACAAACCCACACACTTTCCAAACAGTTGGATGCTTCTTATAATGATGCTACATTTTCTCCTAAAgagttaaatgaaaataatgatacTCTTGAGCCCTTATCTGAAGAAGCATCTGGTGCAGTCCAAGTTGGGGACATGATAAATAATACTGTGGTTAATTCTCCGTGTCATATGGTTGAGATGGAAGGCTTTTACACTCCTGGGAATGTTTCATCCCCAAAATCTTTTGCCTGTGATAACCATTTGAAGCAAAATCTTCCTGTTAACAAGCATAGTAATGATGTTTTGTTGGACGCGAAGGATGCAAAAATACCTACTGTTGGAAAAATAAGTAGTGCAGAGATTACAGAGGATGAGTTGATACATAGAATTTCAGTTCTGGAGCAAGAACGTCTGAATCTTGGAGATGAGCAGAAAAGACTTGAGCGTAATGCTGAATCTGTCAATAGTGAAATGTTTGCAGAATGTCAG GAATTACTGCAAATGTTCGGCTTACCATATATTATTGCTCCTATGGAAGCGGAAGCTCAGTGTGCTTATATGGAACTTGCAAATCTTGTTGATGGGGTGGTGACTGATGACTCTGACGTCTTCCTGTTTGGGGCAAGAAGTGTTTACAAGAATATATTTGATGACCGCAAATATGTTGAGACATATTTTATGAAG GACATTGAACATGAGCTTGGTCTGAACCGGGACAAGTTAATTCAAATGGCACTACTACTTGGGAGTGATTATACAGAAGGGGTTAG TGGGATTGGCATTGTTAATGCTGTTGAGGTTATGAATGCATTTCCGGAGGAAGATGGGCTCCATAAATTCAAAGAATGGATTGAATCACCAGATCCAAGCATCTTAGGGCCGCTTGGTGCAAAAACAGGGTTAAATGCACATAAAAGAGGGTCAAAAGCAAGTGAGAATGACACGACTTGCTCAAATAGCAGTGGTTCTGCATCTGAAGAGAACATATCTAAAGATCTGAAGGAAAACATGGCTGTTAAACAGAGTTTCATGAATAAGCAT AGAAATGTTAGCAAGAACTGGCATATACCTTCTGAATTTCCAAGTGAAACAGTCATTTCTGCTTACATCTGCCCACAAGTGGACAAGTCAGCGGAACCTTTCTCCTGGGGGAAGCCAGACCATTTTGTCCTTCGCAG ATTATGCTGGGAAAAGTTTGGTTGGGAGAACTCGAAGGCAGATGAATTGCTTTTGCCAGTCCTGAACGAGTACAGCAAACATGAG ACTCAACTTCGATTGGAGGCGTTTTACACTTTCAATGAACGGTTTGCTAAAATCCGCAgtaagagaataaaaaaagctGTTAAAAGTATTACTGGGAGCAGGTCTGCCGTGTTGATGGATGATGCTGTGCGGGATGCTTCTGTAAATAATCAAAGAGAGCTTTCTGTTGAGCCTAAGGAGAACATATCTGAGAAATGCTCATCAGAAATACAAGGTGCATGTTCGAATGAAGAGGACAGAGAAAATAGACTCCAAAAACCTTCCAGGAAAAGGCAGCTAGATGGAGAGCAATCTCAATTTGGTAAGGGTAAAAaactaagaaagaaagaaaaaggaaagagaagtGTAAGTGAGGGATCACATTCCAAGAGAGGGAGGGGGAGAGGCCGGTTGGCATCGAGAGGAAAGACTCCTATGACTGACTTGGCTGAAACCAGCTCCAGTGATGATGACGGTGAATTTGACAATCAGAAATTTGATTTGGAGAATTTGCAGGAGCCTCAAGAAAGGAGACGA TCATCACGTATCCGAAAATCTGCAAGCTATGCAATTGATGATGCAGATCAACCATCAGATCACAGTGCGGATAGATTTTCCAAtgataaagttgaaaaagatGTGGTGGTCCAGGATCAGTACACTTATCCCAAAACTATTATAAGCCAATCTCAAAATACAGAATCCAGTTCCAGAACTCCCAAGCAATCTCTACAGAATGATTATCTCGAAACTGGAGGTGGTTTCTGTCTGGTGGAAGATGAAAAGAGCCGGCAAGAAATGTGCCAGAACAAAGATTCAGCTATGGAGGCTAACAATAGTGAAGACTACCTGACAATAGGAGGCGGGTTTTGCTTAGATGACAATGATGAATGTGTTGACCCAGTTGCACACTCCGACCAAGCAACCATATTAGAAGCCCAGAAGGATGACTTTGAAAATGATCTTATTCCTGATCAATCAACCTTCTCTACTGAGGAACATATAGTTGAGAAAGATACAGACGCACGTATAGAGTCTCTGCACGGTTTGGGCAACTCGAATCCTGTAAGTAATCGAAACTCTTCCCAGGTAGGTGAGAATGTGGAAGAGGAACCTAAGGATCGTAGTGTAAGGGCATTGGGAGGAGGTTTAAGTGCCATGCcaaatttgagaagaaagagaaggaagtaTTGA